The Anguilla rostrata isolate EN2019 chromosome 1, ASM1855537v3, whole genome shotgun sequence nucleotide sequence CATTATGGCTATACAATGCTCTGCAAGCTGCAGCTCTGTTCAAAGCCAGGTCTTTACCTTGTTCCTTCAAGAGATGAATGGTGGGCCTTCCAGCAGATCTTGAGTGAACGTTCCTAGGAAACCAAAAAATGAGCACAGCCGACATTACTGAAGGAGGAAATACAGAACATGAGCATGGGTAGTAGCAGGGCTAGATCTTTTCAGAAATCGGAATACAGTTTAgagattaatttaaataatttctgaaaGTGGACACAGTGGAGTGAGCTCTAATAAATCAGCAACATGAATGCAAAATATACAGTTTAACATTGCAAGTTATAGCCAACAGTTAAAGGTTGGCATACGTGATCAGAGCAGGCCTCACAGAGGTAAATCCAGCCGTTTGGCTATTTCAACCTGCCGAACCAACACCTCTCTCTGCTCATCCTTCCCTCTGTCACTGCTGACGAATCGAGGAGTGAAGTCCAATCCAACCTGTAAGTTAACAGCAAATAAGCACCATGGCGAGCACTGGTAACACACAAGctagaaatacaataaaaaatcctagtaaatattatttgttattgttgctggTAGTTAAGTGCTTACAGAATATATAAAACAgcattgctgttgttgttattattattacctctCCAATAGCTAAAAGACAGTCTTGAAATTTTTCGATCAGAGGCAAGGCAGCATCGAAATCCTATGCAAAaacataacaataatattttagTGACATTCCTTGGTATTTGTGTGGTGAATCAGAACTTGTGCATCATATATAACACATGAAAGCAAATACATCATTTAATATCCTTTTCCATCAGTATTTTGGTCATAGGTTCACATTTCAGGCTCATATCTATCACAAATACCTAAATCATTTGGCACTGTGACTAATTTGATCGTAATCTAAACTACAGCTAAACTGTACATGTATAATACCTAAACCTTgacagtatttattgtatggaGAGCACTCAGCACTTACTACACATATACTCAGATTATGCTTATGTTGTAGTGAATACTACAGCAAATGAAAATTTAGAGTTGACAGCGTTGCATACAGAAAAACTCGTCCACCATGTTCATCTTAAAATTCAGGACTAACACagaaacatactgtatgagGCCACTGCAATATGTCCCGATCTTGAGTTACACCATTTCTTGGTGTGATCTATCCAAAACAGTAATGACGCTCACATTGAGATATTATCAGTACCTTAgcttaaaatataataaaaatgaaacaacattCACTGCATTTCTACttatcatttgtattatttgcttagcagaagCCCTTATCTAGAATATCTCACTCTACCATTTGTACAACTGGATGTTTAGCTtacacaatgcaggttaagcaccttgctcaacgGTGGAACTGCAGTAACTGTCCAGGGATTTGGCCACACCGTCTCTTTTGAAATAGGGTAATTCAGGTGGAAAATGGCCTTTTCAATCTTGATCTCTCAGATCCTTCTGATATTTGACACCCAGTAACCTGGTGTGGTACAGGGCATCTGATGCTGTCTTTGTACTGGCATAAATGTATCTGTGCATGTCCCTATCAAATAAGCTAATAAATAACCTGTCAGGTAAAAGGATCAGGTAAAAGGATCAGTTGCACCAACAAGCATGCACCAAGCATCCCTCACTAAGGCTGATTAATAGATATCAAGAAAATCTAAACATTTCCAATTCCCaccataattttgaatgtccAGTTAACTATTTGTAGCTGCATTCATGATAatctcttcttcttttcacaTTGCTGCCCACAGCCAAGCTTGCATAGAGTTGAGTCGAAGAAAGATACTGTATCTCATATGCGGCTATTGCCACGCAGTTGACAGGTGCCTGATCGACCAGCAGAGGATGCTACAGAGCAATGAAATGTGGACCCCTAACCAACTGAACCTTCCTATACCGTGGGTGATGCAATCGCCAATTATACATCTCTCTATGGAGTTACCGGCCACAGTCACCACGAGCACAGTCCAGATTCGACCTGAGAACATGGGACTGGGTTTATtccttaaagttacaatctcgaagatttccgtttcgttctctttggctgtaccaatggcgagaagcggtaattgcaggtgtgtttttggacctcacttcccatagatccaaccggatccaaccattgtcacctgtgtgacgtcagtcacttggcacctgggccacgccaactataacactatttactgaataaaaaatggttgtaattaaagtaacgttatgtacatactcattcgttgtctaacattaggctaacttaaactgtctttacactgccgggCCGGGTTAAAATACTGTaacagacctggggtagaattagtgatgatcaatttccacaaacgttctttatcctttcgcccggtatgaacatctttacactgctgagaagaatttgcgggattcgctgtggctcgtgcaattatgtatctcgtgcacaataaacagtctttctcttgaatgattgttgtgtgatatttttgaaacaactgccttgcaacaACTGCaatggtgtttctggttttgctagctaaactgttagagaataaagctgagctgggtgttaaattagcaatcagaacaagaagaataaaacaaaaacaaaggagatttcatcaaaaaagggcatcaaggctgaaggaacatatgaggaagcgtaataaaataataacaaattagcAATTAGCAAACAAAATAGcaaatccatactgccgtattgtTTCGTTTCATTTTccccggcttgacatctttacacaaaaATCAGACgcagctctgctccacctatatcttggctttattccgatcattataatatattgatgaacttgatggcaatgtaaataacggtaacgttaaggccagttcagatcaatgattcgcaacgagacgaaacggttttagaatgttgcagagaaaattgcagcggtgtgaactggttagtagcagAGCCATTGCCTGCCCTGGGGTCTCAGAAGACCCACCTAtcgcagttttagaacgtttacaatcagacgtcttggaattttgcaagttgcatccagtcttgttgcgaatcattgatctgaactggcctttagttagctacattgcaacgttgcagcaaggtagcattgcattagCTAGCgtattttctaattgttagctgacattagattgtgttaattacattagctagctagctaacgcaatgtTACCTAattatgagagatggatactgtgcgcaacgttgtctaaacccCCCCCCGTTACCCCCCAGTAtgcagctcacacacaagtgagttgaagagcgagcctgttgcgctAGCTctgcctaccctctctggcggaccaaccactgatgggtgatggaaaacgcatcaccaactatgcgccgcttgtgattttttcccgggaatgtcgccacagacacccagttctttaatcataaataataataataataataataataataataataataattcatataataataggctcaatcaccattgtgttaggctacctaattcagcgatagatagtgacttaacagacatttattttaaagtaataatcttgaagattttcattaaaataaatgtctgttaagtcactatctatcgccaaattaggtaacacaatgcagggtttcccccagaaaagttgttaggcccggtggcaagtatcttttgataTCTCTtggcggccaagtgtcttttttgatgggggcccggcACGGGCctgcgacagactgatggcagcttTAGGTaaggccctatagtttctgtgataacagaatcacagacggaatcgcggaattgagaatttaaaaagctataacacagattccatacggccctacattaagtcagtgctaaaggCTGActgaagattttaaaatataactacgtaatgttgttataaataagtcatttattcaacacacatttaaaaaaatcaacaactatttacagcatagcatagtcttacaaagaatctgacaacaatgtacagacttggaatgctgtgttttcaacaacaacaaaagaaattcaattaaattaaaataaataatatcaaagttttttcactctacaaaaaacttgaaaaaagtcctgattggctactgattcttacagccttggaatgctgggcacatttcaacaacaacaacaaaagaaattaaaataaataatatcaaagtttttgcactccacagaaaacttgtattcaagtcctgattggctactgaatcttacaacaagccttggaatgctgggcacatttaaatagggatgggaatcacgaaccggttccaagttgtcctattctTTGGAATCGTATGGCTCcgagcttatcgattccgcttatcgAAGCTGGcatgtttttacgacagctgcgcattgcaaaacaatgacgtaacgccttgggggaggcacgcaTGCAGGcggcctctctcaggtgtttgttttggacggcagctgtcacaacaaatttgatccgtgctgccagccttgatacattctgttgcgactcagcaatttctctggattaacgggttattttctagcctgaaatgcgatcgtattacgAAATagctacacatgtcatgtaacgttcaagtagttggctatctccctggatacgaagtaaatgtttttaccaataaataataataataataataataataataataataataataataaatgcgattttatccatggaaatagctatacaaaataaatgtcgtgtttgcgattgccgtcgtagatgtcagaaggaaatgtcactgacaaaaaaaaaagtttgctctctttgtagtggtttgggctggaaactagctgtaagagcgggatatgcacaacactgcctacttatTGGCTACTaaatcttacaacaatgtacagcttggaatgctgggcacatttcaacaacaacaaaatatctatgtatctgtgttactgactgtttggctagctagctaagttagctaaatgagcacgttgtcgtgcacattaATGTCACCAAGGTAACGtcattaataaacaagtgaagtcgttatttagATGGCGATTAATacatcatgtaatgttacaatgtatcgaacgttacattcatgctactagtttaacgttacctacacactgcttaagttaatataaaaagaatgtacttaccgacaagatgaagtgataacacagtttgtaacgaggttagttagcctactaaagaaatggtgccttgctaggtaccgttagcttgtgatagttggaagcattaagtgttgaacgtcactctatgcacaatgagagtaaagaacagacctgctgttttcctatagtgcgttcacgttttaaccaacatatatcgctggtgagctttccaactaagccgccccactgtaactgtagtttaaaaaacatcttaaaaatacgttaaaaactaataataataatccccaATGCTTCGGCCCGGCGGGGGTCAATTGAggcccggcggcccgccgggcttgcaatacactggcggaaaccctgcaATGGTGATTGaacctattattatattaatttatattattattattataatcatttatgattaaagaactgggtgtctgtggcgacattcccgggaataAATCACAaacggcgcatagttagtgacgacttttccatcacccatcagtggtggGTCCGCCAGatagggtaggcggagctaacgcaacaggcttgctcttcaactcacttgtgtgtaggcggcgtactgtttttttccggtgtctaCTACGATAACAGAgaaagttatggaaccctaaaaagttcttgtgtaacatgaggtcatattatttgttgatgtagatttcgtattacatttgatgacaatgtaacgttactaaattacctAGCTATTTTCACAGCtcacgctagctaccggaccatgtcatgaaaggcaacattagtttagacaacgttgcgcacaatatccatctctcatatcaggtaacgttgcgttagctagcaagctaatgtaattaacacaatctaatgtcagctaacaattagaaaatacgctagctaatgctaccgaccggtaccgaacTCGCCAACCGTCTctcaaatgcaatgctaccttgttgcaatgttgcaatgtagctaactaaaggggcaggcaacggctctgctactaaccagttcacaccgctgcagttttctctgcaacactgtaaaaccgttttgtctcgttgcgaactggccttaacgttaccgttatttacattgccatcaagttcatcagtatattataatgataggaataaagccggggtataccTGGatcagagccgggtctgatttctgtgtaaagatgtcaagccggagaaaactaaataaaagaatacggcagtatggattaacattgttattattttattacgctttctcatatgttccttcagccttgatgcccttttttgatgaaatctcctttgtttttgttttattcttcttgttctgattgctaatttaacacccagctcagctttattctctaacagtttagctagcaaaaccagaaacattttgtaaggcagttgtttcaaaaatattacacaacagtcattcacaaaaaagactgtttattgtgcacgagatacataattgcacgagccacagcgaatcctgcgaattcttctctgcagtgtaaagatgttcatacggggaaaaaggtggataaagaacgtttgtggaaattgattatcactaattctaccccagatctgctacagcattttaacccggctcggcagtgtaaagacagtttaagttagcctaatgttaaacaatgaatgagtatgtacataacatcACTTTCATAACAACCATTTtctattcagtaaataataagtgttatagttggcgtggcccaggtgccaagtgactgacgtcacacaggcgacaatggttggatccggttggatctatgggaagtgaggtccaaaaacacacctgcaattaccgcttctcgccattggtacagccatagagaacgaaactgaaatcttcgagatcgtaactttaatgaaaatcttcgagattattactttaagtcaGCtatctatgattttttttcattcagaacCCTCCAATGACTCAGCAGTACCTCCATAGTGACGCCCCTCTGAGGATCTGGAGGTGCTCCCTGGACAGGGTGAACCCCAAGACAGGGCCACACAAAGCCAGGGAACCTAGGAAAAAGAACCCACAAACATAATTAATTATGTGCTTAGTATCTTCCTTTATCCAGGGCAGACTGCAGTGCATTACATATATACAGTTGGGACTTTCACTCAAGCATTGGTTTAATTGAACACAGTTAAAGTTAAATAccacaaaaaaagcataaataaatatatgacatATTTTGTAACACAATTAAACCTAGTTATATGATGTGACATCTCAAGcatttgtaaaattaacttcTATTTTTTAAGATTGTGCAAATGCCtctgtaatagttttttttttaaatgaaaataatataccTTTCTGAAAGCTGAATGATTTTCTCAAACTCTCCTGCATGTTCAGCCACTGCCACAAGAGCCAAAATTCCTGCCTAAAAAAGCACATAATGTCTACAGTAATTAAATCCGGCAATTACATGAAACCTACATAGCTACTGCTTAAACGGAGCACAACTTCAATCCTGGGGGTTGATCCACATTctagtttttgttccaaccatttACTTTagatttagttttctgacagctctataaattACACTGGTTCACTCAGGTACTTgaacacagtaaaatctttaggatacacttgcagtctgtgggTGTAGCTGGTGCTGATGCAAATGGCAGATTAAGATATGAttaagctaattaaataattaaaatcaaaagttgGCACTAAATCCTGAAATGGGTTAGCCCTTGCTGTACACCACTGGCGTAAAATGACTGCAGGCAAGCAAGCAGTTATGAACACCTACACAACAGGGTTGCCAGAGATTTCCCTCCTACACAACAGGTTGCCAGAGATTTCCCGcaaatacaggtttttttttttttaatacactggAAAACTTTCGTAGAATAACGTCTGGAAGACTATTTTAAAAGGTATTTGGATACTGGAAAATTTGTACGGGCGTTAACAGAAATTGGAGCCGTCATGATCATCAGCTATGACAGTAACGTCGGCTTTACTTGCGAGAAACTTACACAGCAGGAAAAGGAATGTAAGaatgtattttcattaattatttataacaTCAAAGTTGCATTTGAGCACAGATCTGTAACAGGGGCGAATGGTGTGCTTACTTGTTTGGAGTTTTCTATAACATCTTCAATATCCTGGAAAAAAGGCATCGATCAATATTGTCTCCCTTAGAACTGCATGCCTATAGTCTAgctaattttaaaacattaaataatgacGGCAAGGTGTAATTGTAAGAGCCCATTAGCTCGGTAGCCACGAGTCTAAAAAGTTAATTGTAAAAAGATAGCAGAGTGAGCtgcaacaaaatacatttcatctTTTATAACAGACATATACTTTAAGTGTAATTGTAGTTGCGGATCAAAGTGTATGTGGCACTTACATTGTCAAAATCTCTGGCAGAGATGTGACAGTGGCAGTCGATAAAACCTGTCATTAGGCAACGACAGCTAGTACgcagaaatgtaaatattcataCAATACGTCTCCTCGAATTAACCGGAACATGAGATATAAGACAGCAAACAAATTTTACACAATTTGGCTAGCAACGGCGACAGAGCGCTGGAAGAAACGCCAGATATCCCAAGCTCATTGGGGAGCCTAGAACATTATTGCTACTCTGGTGTTTCCCTTCGAACGTTGAACCACGTTACATACATTTCCGCTTCCAAGTTCGAATTACCATCGAGCTGTACGGAACGTAGAGGAGCGACTGCATAGGCATATATACGTAGACGTGCATATATGTCTATGAGAGATTGTGTGTAGAAAAGACTGTAGCCCTTCCGACCTGGTTCGTGGCTCATCCgatttgaatgtaaatatcGAAATTAAAGCAGAGACTCTGCGATTTAACCTTACATTaaacactttcatttcaaattcaatgtgctggagcaggCTACAGAGCCAAAACGAAACGGTGTAACTGTTCATtatttatggactgcactgtatgtgtagATGGGCATGGGCACTTTCAGAATTACAAGCATTTATATTAACTGTCTAAACATAATTATTGAGCAGCTAGTTAGAGATTGCATTTCATCAGGGGCGCGTTCTATTACTTTTCACTCCTGACCTCCATCCCCCCAGTTCATTAACTCCCCCACTATCACTCGTCTCCTAACCAGAAGTATGAAAATTGGGACACCTGATCTGCTTCTGATTTTGAgggacattttcacattttcagctggagtttgaatgtttttgccAATTAAAGTAGTCAAAATATTCTATAATGACACATGGGGATTCAGGAGTGCTGCTTTCTTCAAGGACTTCTGGACTTTCTGCCCATCCAATTTGCAAACTGCAGACTGCCAGGATTGTTTCTCTTTTATAACTTGCGACACTTGAGTATCATGCTGTAAAAGGGTAAACAATACTGACATCAATCTGAAGTTTGCTAGTTACAACTTCTTATGTTTAACCAtggactgtagaaaaatatggacgatgtcactgtgacgtcacccattgactctccatggagAAGGGCAGGTTCTCTTGAAATAATTTGTGAAGGAACTCTgcttcttggccaggtcacaTGATTTACCAGGAAGTAACAAGATGCGGTAGTGAACGAGCTAGCtattaataaacatttcatatagtTCATCAGCTGCTATGTACCTGGTTAACTAACTATGTGATTCGTAGCCTACTTTGGAGTAAACATTCTCTATCAAAAAGCACCGTTATGGACAAAGCTTTGGTCTCCGTCGTTTTAGCCATCCTAATCGCCCACTGCAAATGTAAATACGAACCTACGTGGGAATCGATTGACTCCCGACCTATACCTGTCTGGTTCGATCAAGCCAAATTTGGCATCTTCGTGCACTGGGGGGTATTCTCTGTCCCCAGCTACGGAAGTGAGTGGTTTTGGTAAGTATCCTATGAAATCCGCATAAGTCTACAAtctacagtagcctatatagTGTGTTCTTTAGAAAATTATTCAATGACCAGAGTACAAAATAGGAGAAAGCTGTTTTACCAAGTTCTGAGCAAATCCTGGGTAGCTGATGGAACAGCCATCTTGTGGAGTGAAACTGTTAGCAACTGGTGGTCAATGACAGAAGACTACACATATATGAGGGGAGTTTACACGGTATGGCTTTTTAACCAAAAATGTACCGGTGTTGCTGTCTACATAAAGTAAATGTCCAGGAAACCAAATTATGAAGTGTACAGTGtgataataatatatatataataataacaataatagtagtagtatttgCTTAATGGATGTTAACTAGTTGACCTTCAATTCTTTGTACATTACAGTGAAGTAGCTATCTGCAGTGTTTAGTTAATATCAAAAGAGGATGTAATgtgaacacacagaacagtcCTGCAATTGAAATGTGCTCTTACCAACCACCTAATGGCTGAAACGTGTCATAGAAAGTCTAATATCAGGGATAAAATCATTGATAAAAGTAGCTTAATTAGATATCAAGCAAGAAGTTATGCTTTTTTATACTTGCAATGTCATGCAGTCTACTAGTAATGTGATGTGATAAAAAGTTAATAGGATATGCTCACATTGAAATCTTTGAAATAACACAACTTGCCACAAAGGACAAGCATTTTAGGGATAGAAACCTTCTGTGAAATAAGACTGTAGCAATTCTGACTGGCCCTCGCctgtttttgttatatttttttggaaatgttcaCTTGAAGAAGTTTTGACACCTTTTACACTTGTGTGTCCACAGGTGGTACTGGCAGGGGGAGAAATTGAAGCCATATGTTGATTTTATGGAGCATAACTATCCCCCCGGCTTTCAGTACCAAGACTTTGCACCCCAGTTCACAGCAGAGTTCTTTGATGCAAAACAGTGGGCAGATATCTTTGCTGCATCTGGGGCAAAATATGTAGTGCTCACAACAAAGCATCATGAAGGTTTGTAAGCATTTTTGAAAGACTACTTTCATGCCCAAaggaatgtgtttttaacaacaaataatgaataattaatttcaggCATAATTGGTTAGTCCAGGCATGGCTGTAACCTGGGCTGTGTTTAGACAAGAAACATATAGGCTAACTCATGTGATCTGTACAGGTGGTAGCCTATAAACCagctaattaaatgaaaatttaacCTGGTTTTCTGAACATTTAGGTGGAATGTTACTaggtggctcattcagttaaagCAACACGTTGTGCTACATGGATGATGCCCAGCTTTGTGCAAGCTTGGCTGTTGGCTGCTGTGGTGTGAAACGAAGCAGGCTGTTGACACCACGGTTTTCAGAGGAGAATCACTCTTAATCAGTGCTGTGGAATCACACATGAATACAACTACAAATAGTCAATTGGATATTCCAAATTAaagtgggaattggacatgtttAGGCCCAGGTTAGGTAAccaatttattttagaaaaaggaatacattttttatttttaaaaaggaatgtcCTTGATAACTGTTTGATAACTGAATTATCGTTTATATGAAATCTACTTAAATTTTAATcttcatattttgaaaaatgttctgcTGAGCAGAGTACATAGGCTTGTACAATCTCAAAGGTCATGAAAATTTTTCCACTCAAATAGATGTTGtcattttacatgcatatatgtgtgtccATCCTCAGGTTTCACTCTGTGGGGCTCCAAATATTCCTGGAACTGGAATGCGGTAGATGTAGGGCCAAAGAGGGACCTGGTGGCAGAGGTCGCCGATGCCTTGCGAGCACAAAGTGACCTCCGTCTGGGACTTTACCACTCCCTCTTCGAGTGGTTCAATCCCCTCTTCAGGCAGGATGCTGCAAACCTGTTCACCACTAACCAGTTCCCTAATACTAAGACCTTACCAGAGCTATATGAGATCGTCACAAAGTACCGACCAGAGGTGTTGTGGTCTGACGGAGATGGCGATGCCCCAGACAAGTACTGGAATAGCACAGGATTCTTAGCCTGGCTTTACAATGAGAGGTATGGAGACTATTGGGAATCTTAGATTTGTAACAGTGGCCAGAGAATGAGGTTTCATGGGCCCCTATACTCCAATAAGCATGAACAGGGGCTCCTAACCTGTTCTTTAAACATAACCTGCAGTGTACCTtacacttttcattttaatatgcatattCATGGAACTTCATGGACATTACAAGTTTGCTCCAATTAAATTGGCCTTATTAGGtagatttaaaaatgcatggtaCCACCAAACAAActatttctttgtgttttcataACAACACTGAAGGTTCCCTTCAAGTGAAAAAGTACACactgtctgttttatttccatCCTTTTATTCCAGAAGATACTTGGGTCATTGTGGGTGAATGAGTGACCCCTTTGGATTTTCCTGAAATTTGACACAAAAAAGGCCATTTTGCACTTAAATTCACACAGAATTATCCACTTCCTCTAATGTGCACAACATAACTATATGTAATACTGTTAGAAGTGTTATTATATAAGAGCTAATTAAAGGGTTCAAACTCAGTGGCATGGATATCAAGATCCCATATCCGTCTCAGCATTTCCTTTAGATCCTGGGTATTCAACGGGGGGTCCAtgatcaacccccccccccccctcattccGTGAACACATTGTCATCTCACAGGGCCTGTTCTTCTCTGTATTCTGGACCTGATTTACCTTTCAGcttcaacttttaaaaactgattATTATATGAATAATATGCATTCCCAGTTGCTTAGTTTTCCGTCAGGTTAGCTCAGTTACGCTATCcacaaaacagattttattttagtttactTTTTGTGGGCAACAGGCTAATCGGGAAAATCATttgctttcacttttttttaggGCTTTCAGTCATCTAAAATAGTTTATGTACAGTTCATAACCTCTTGCAAAAtgtatgcattgctgtaaaacaTCCACTTCAGTGTTAGCTAATTCTTTAGATCAGATGTGCTTTGATGGTTTTTTAAGCATACTAAAGAACAGCGGTTCCGAAGCTTTCTAAGACAAGCCACCTCCTGAACCAATTCATTTTCTATGACCCACACTACCCCTTTGTAATTTTGACTTACCATATGTTCACACATCTGTATGTATTGTGTAAACTGTAGCCTGTGCAGTAGTGAATGGTATGTGAGCAGAGTTATATTTATGAATGTCTGTGGAAAGTGAATTATGTGCagca carries:
- the LOC135254527 gene encoding tatD DNase domain containing 3-like isoform X4 → MTGFIDCHCHISARDFDNDIEDVIENSKQAGILALVAVAEHAGEFEKIIQLSERFPGFVWPCLGVHPVQGAPPDPQRGVTMEVGLDFTPRFVSSDRGKDEQREVLVRQVEIAKRLDLPLNVHSRSAGRPTIHLLKEQGVEKALLHAFDGKPSVAMEGVKAGYFFSIPPSIIRSEQKQKLVKQLPLESICLETDSPALGPEKQVRNEPRNIAVCAEFIAKVKGVPLERVVEVTTQNALRLFPKLRACIRV
- the LOC135254527 gene encoding tatD DNase domain containing 3-like isoform X3, whose translation is MTGFIDCHCHISARDFDNDIEDVIENSKQAGILALVAVAEHAGEFEKIIQLSERFPGFVWPCLGVHPVQGAPPDPQRGVTMEDFDAALPLIEKFQDCLLAIGEVGLDFTPRFVSSDRGKDEQREVLVRQVEIAKRLDLPLNVHSRSAGRPTIHLLKEQGVEKALLHAFDGKPSVAMEGVKAGYFFSIPPSIIRSEQKLVKQLPLESICLETDSPALGPEKQVRNEPRNIAVCAEFIAKVKGVPLERVVEVTTQNALRLFPKLRACIRV
- the fuca2 gene encoding plasma alpha-L-fucosidase; this translates as MDKALVSVVLAILIAHCKCKYEPTWESIDSRPIPVWFDQAKFGIFVHWGVFSVPSYGSEWFWWYWQGEKLKPYVDFMEHNYPPGFQYQDFAPQFTAEFFDAKQWADIFAASGAKYVVLTTKHHEGFTLWGSKYSWNWNAVDVGPKRDLVAEVADALRAQSDLRLGLYHSLFEWFNPLFRQDAANLFTTNQFPNTKTLPELYEIVTKYRPEVLWSDGDGDAPDKYWNSTGFLAWLYNESPVQETVVTNDRWGYGTICKHGGYYTCTDRYNPGHLLKHKWENCMTIDQKSWGYRRNAELKDYLTIEELLKTLVETVSCGGNLLMNVGPTHDGRIAPIFEERLRQVGQWLAVNGEAIYNSSAWRSQNDSASPGVWYTWRPKEGAIYAVILQWPDSGYVALNEPMVLEGKTEVVLLGYQQPLKWQPLKPNGLKVFLPQLPYGQMPCFWAWTLRLTGAG
- the LOC135254527 gene encoding tatD DNase domain containing 3-like isoform X1; the encoded protein is MTGFIDCHCHISARDFDNDIEDVIENSKQAGILALVAVAEHAGEFEKIIQLSERFPGFVWPCLGVHPVQGAPPDPQRGVTMEDFDAALPLIEKFQDCLLAIGEVGLDFTPRFVSSDRGKDEQREVLVRQVEIAKRLDLPLNVHSRSAGRPTIHLLKEQGVEKALLHAFDGKPSVAMEGVKAGYFFSIPPSIIRSEQKQKLVKQLPLESICLETDSPALGPEKQVRNEPRNIAVCAEFIAKVKGVPLERVVEVTTQNALRLFPKLRACIRV
- the LOC135254527 gene encoding tatD DNase domain containing 3-like isoform X2, translated to MTGFIDCHCHISARDFDNDIEDVIENSKQAGILALVAVAEHAGEFEKIIQLSERFPGFVWPCLGVHPVQGAPPDPQRGVTMEDFDAALPLIEKFQDCLLAIGEVGLDFTPRFVSSDRGKDEQREVLVRQVEIAKRLDLPLNVHSRSAGRPTIHLLKEQGVEKALLHAFDGKPSVAMEGVKAGYFFSIPPSIIRSEQQKLVKQLPLESICLETDSPALGPEKQVRNEPRNIAVCAEFIAKVKGVPLERVVEVTTQNALRLFPKLRACIRV